A region from the Sphingopyxis lindanitolerans genome encodes:
- a CDS encoding RluA family pseudouridine synthase yields MDRALIAEEDDGIRLDRWFKRHRPGTPHALLARWARSGQLTLDGKKADVSDRIETGQILVMPTPPVEAVQRPARKGRPLTDADVELAESMVIHRDASALVLNKLPGLATQGGTKTESHVDGLLDALKYDAPVRPKLVHRLDKDTSGALLIARTPRAAAWFAKAFSNRSARKTYWAIIVGVPDIAQGEIDLPLAKQPGSGGEKMHVDEKGLVAKTRYRIIERAGNSAAWVELQPLTGRTHQLRVHMAAIGHPIVGDGKYGGKGAFLTGAISRKLHLHSRRLRIDHPDGGAIDMSAALPEHFAASLDALGFDPLLGDVGTDDVAKGPPPKAVVKAAAKAHSKQIRKARRGERRGRTATSKPTDHVGKPKAKTSPGKPTAKPVAKRPAAKRPAPKKPGLPKAR; encoded by the coding sequence ATGGACAGAGCCCTCATCGCCGAGGAAGACGACGGCATCCGCCTCGACCGCTGGTTCAAGCGCCACCGGCCGGGAACCCCGCACGCGCTGCTCGCGCGCTGGGCGCGGTCGGGACAGTTGACGCTGGACGGCAAGAAGGCCGATGTGTCGGATCGCATCGAAACCGGGCAGATTCTCGTCATGCCGACGCCGCCGGTCGAGGCGGTTCAGCGTCCCGCGCGCAAGGGCCGCCCGCTGACCGACGCCGATGTCGAACTCGCCGAATCGATGGTGATCCACCGCGACGCGAGCGCGCTCGTGCTGAACAAGCTGCCCGGTCTCGCCACGCAGGGCGGCACCAAGACCGAGAGCCATGTCGACGGGCTGCTCGATGCGCTCAAATATGACGCGCCGGTGCGGCCCAAGCTCGTCCACCGGCTCGACAAGGATACGTCGGGCGCGCTGCTGATCGCGCGCACACCGCGCGCGGCGGCATGGTTCGCCAAGGCTTTTTCCAACCGCAGCGCGCGCAAGACCTATTGGGCGATCATCGTCGGCGTTCCCGACATCGCGCAGGGCGAGATCGACCTGCCGCTCGCCAAACAACCCGGATCGGGCGGCGAAAAGATGCACGTCGATGAAAAGGGCCTTGTTGCGAAGACCCGCTACCGCATCATCGAACGCGCCGGGAACAGCGCCGCTTGGGTCGAGTTGCAGCCGCTGACCGGCCGCACCCACCAGCTGCGCGTCCATATGGCGGCGATCGGCCATCCGATCGTCGGCGACGGCAAATATGGCGGCAAGGGCGCGTTCCTGACCGGAGCGATCAGCCGCAAGCTGCACCTGCACAGCCGCCGTCTGCGCATCGACCATCCCGACGGCGGCGCCATCGACATGTCGGCGGCGCTGCCCGAACATTTCGCCGCGAGTCTCGACGCGCTTGGCTTCGACCCGCTGCTCGGCGATGTCGGGACCGACGATGTCGCCAAGGGCCCGCCGCCGAAAGCCGTGGTAAAGGCGGCAGCCAAAGCGCACAGCAAGCAGATCCGCAAGGCGCGGCGTGGGGAACGGCGCGGACGCACCGCGACGAGCAAACCGACCGATCATGTCGGCAAACCCAAGGCAAAGACCAGCCCCGGCAAACCCACCGCCAAGCCCGTCGCCAAGCGCCCCGCGGCCAAGCGCCCCGCACCCAAAAAGCCCGGCCTGCCAAAGGCTCGCTGA
- a CDS encoding ATP12 family chaperone protein — MKRFWKRADAVRQHGGWGIALDARAVNTPKRAPLVVESEALAEAIAAEWEAQGEDIAPASMPLTGIANAAIDLANPDPAAFAEPIAAYAASDLLCYRDDRDPALQAEQAAAWNPLLAWAEARHGVEFAITQGVLPIDQPPPTIAILRTALLAHDPFRLAALTPLVTIGGSLVAGLALAEEAFAADQLWDAVSLDERYQERRWGADSEAQKARARREADWHHAARFLRLL, encoded by the coding sequence GTGAAGCGCTTCTGGAAACGGGCCGACGCCGTTCGGCAGCACGGCGGCTGGGGCATCGCGCTCGACGCGCGGGCGGTGAATACCCCCAAGCGAGCGCCCCTGGTCGTCGAAAGCGAAGCGCTGGCCGAGGCCATCGCCGCCGAATGGGAGGCGCAGGGCGAGGATATCGCCCCCGCGTCGATGCCGCTGACCGGCATCGCCAACGCCGCGATCGATCTCGCGAACCCCGACCCAGCCGCCTTCGCCGAGCCGATCGCGGCCTATGCGGCGAGCGACCTCCTCTGCTACCGCGACGACCGCGACCCGGCGTTACAGGCCGAACAGGCCGCTGCGTGGAACCCGCTGCTGGCCTGGGCAGAGGCGCGCCATGGCGTCGAATTCGCGATCACCCAGGGAGTGCTGCCGATCGACCAGCCGCCGCCTACGATCGCGATACTGCGAACGGCCCTTTTGGCGCACGATCCCTTCCGCCTCGCCGCGCTCACGCCGCTCGTCACCATCGGCGGCTCGCTCGTCGCCGGGCTGGCGCTGGCCGAGGAAGCCTTTGCCGCCGACCAGCTCTGGGACGCGGTCAGCCTCGACGAACGCTATCAGGAACGCCGCTGGGGTGCCGACAGCGAAGCGCAAAAGGCGCGCGCGCGGCGTGAAGCCGACTGGCACCATGCAGCGCGGTTTTTGCGTTTGCTTTGA
- a CDS encoding crotonase/enoyl-CoA hydratase family protein: MKDRISITMLADGIADVRLIRADKMNALDTAMWSALAEAIDELKAKPGLRVVVLSGEGRAFCAGLDLSSLSAERDPGTSSAGGTLSDRTKGIANNAQYAAWGWRELPVPVIAAVHGVAFGAGSQIMAGADIRIVHPDTRLAIMEMRWGLVPDVAGMALWRTQVADDVLREMIYTNREFTGSEAKLLGFATHVSDDPLAKAMELAAVIANKNPHAIRGAKRLCNMLTDASDAEILQAESDEQVKIIRAPNQMEAVMAHMEKRKPNFAD, from the coding sequence ATGAAGGACCGTATCTCGATCACCATGCTGGCGGACGGCATCGCCGACGTCCGGCTGATCCGCGCCGACAAGATGAACGCGCTCGATACCGCGATGTGGTCGGCGCTGGCCGAGGCGATCGACGAACTGAAGGCGAAACCGGGCCTGCGCGTCGTCGTGCTGTCGGGCGAGGGCCGCGCCTTTTGCGCCGGGCTCGACCTGTCGAGTCTCAGCGCCGAGCGCGATCCGGGCACGAGCAGCGCCGGCGGAACGCTGTCGGACCGCACCAAGGGTATCGCGAACAACGCGCAATATGCCGCCTGGGGCTGGCGCGAGCTGCCGGTGCCGGTGATCGCCGCGGTGCACGGTGTCGCTTTCGGCGCGGGCAGTCAGATCATGGCCGGTGCCGACATCCGCATCGTCCATCCCGACACGCGCCTTGCGATCATGGAGATGCGCTGGGGCCTCGTCCCCGATGTCGCAGGCATGGCGCTGTGGCGCACGCAGGTCGCCGACGATGTGCTGCGCGAGATGATCTATACCAACCGCGAATTTACGGGGTCGGAGGCGAAACTGCTCGGCTTCGCGACCCATGTGTCGGACGATCCGCTTGCGAAGGCGATGGAATTGGCCGCAGTGATCGCGAACAAGAATCCGCACGCGATCCGCGGCGCCAAGCGGCTCTGCAACATGCTCACCGATGCGAGCGACGCCGAGATTCTTCAGGCTGAAAGCGACGAACAGGTGAAGATCATCCGCGCGCCCAACCAGATGGAGGCGGTGATGGCGCATATGGAGAAACGAAAGCCCAATTTCGCCGACTGA
- a CDS encoding 2-hydroxychromene-2-carboxylate isomerase, with translation MAARVEFFFDLSSPWTCLAFHNLPGVLERTGASATWRPILVGGVFNAVNPAVYAAREQVGNRRMEHGWKVLKDWARLAGVPMNFPSQWHPAKSIHAMRFCCAIEEDQDGLVRFAGAAFASYFDRQENLDDPEVLEAVANAAGLDGAAIRAAAADDAVKARLRANTEEVIARGGYGSPTIFVDTADMYFGNDQLPLVEAALKRMSE, from the coding sequence ATGGCCGCGCGCGTCGAATTCTTCTTCGATCTGTCGAGTCCGTGGACCTGCCTGGCCTTTCACAACCTGCCCGGCGTGCTCGAACGCACGGGGGCCAGCGCGACCTGGCGCCCGATCCTCGTCGGCGGGGTGTTCAACGCGGTGAATCCCGCCGTCTATGCCGCGCGCGAGCAGGTAGGCAACCGGCGGATGGAGCATGGCTGGAAGGTGCTGAAGGATTGGGCGCGGCTCGCAGGGGTGCCGATGAATTTCCCGTCGCAGTGGCACCCGGCGAAGAGCATCCATGCCATGCGTTTCTGCTGCGCGATCGAGGAGGATCAGGACGGGCTCGTCCGCTTTGCCGGCGCGGCGTTCGCGAGCTATTTCGACCGGCAGGAGAATCTCGACGATCCCGAGGTCCTCGAAGCGGTGGCGAACGCCGCCGGGCTCGACGGCGCGGCGATCCGCGCCGCGGCGGCGGACGACGCGGTAAAGGCGCGGCTGCGCGCGAATACCGAAGAGGTGATCGCGCGCGGCGGTTATGGGTCGCCGACGATTTTCGTCGACACCGCCGACATGTATTTCGGCAACGACCAGCTACCGCTCGTCGAAGCGGCGCTCAAAAGGATGTCAGAATGA
- a CDS encoding acyl-CoA synthetase has product MHPSVHASTTPDKAAVVVAETGETISYAELDAASNRAAQLFRAHGLGHEDVVAFMLDNTPYYYGLTWGAQRAGLRYVCISSRLTQDETDYILENSGAKLLIASASLAAAAQQLTTRIERYSMGGDIAGWPKIENELATMPAERVADERAGVDMLYSSGTTGRPKGVKVPLPEEPAIDAPNSLVLLAAAAFGLSADSIYLSPAPLYHAAPLRWSMTVHRVGGTVVLMKKFDPEGALAAIQHYRCNAAQFVPTHFVRMLKLPDAIRAQYDVTSMKSAIHAAAPCPVPVKQAMIDWWGPVLLEYYAGSEGNGMTFASSQDWLAHKGTVGRALNGLVHIVGEDNETEVPVGEEGAVFFESESVFEYHDDPEKTASSRNSKGWSTLGDVGKVDEEGFLYLTDRKSFMIISGGVNIYPQEIENHLVTHPKVADVAVVGGPHEEMGEEVIAVIQPVDMADATDAFRDELMRYAREKLSGVKVPRRIDFLDALPRHDTGKLYKRLLRDRYWEKAKAETGAGV; this is encoded by the coding sequence ATGCACCCCTCAGTCCATGCCAGCACCACCCCCGACAAAGCCGCGGTCGTCGTCGCCGAAACGGGCGAGACGATCAGCTACGCCGAACTCGACGCGGCCTCGAACCGCGCCGCGCAGCTGTTTCGCGCGCACGGGCTCGGTCATGAGGATGTCGTCGCCTTCATGCTCGACAATACGCCTTATTATTACGGGCTGACGTGGGGCGCGCAGCGTGCGGGGCTGCGCTATGTCTGCATCTCGTCACGGCTGACCCAGGACGAGACCGACTATATCCTCGAAAATTCGGGGGCGAAGTTGCTCATCGCCTCGGCCAGCCTCGCAGCGGCGGCGCAGCAGCTCACGACGCGGATCGAACGCTATTCGATGGGCGGCGATATTGCGGGCTGGCCGAAGATCGAGAATGAGCTGGCAACGATGCCGGCCGAGCGTGTCGCCGACGAGCGTGCCGGGGTCGACATGCTCTATTCGTCGGGAACGACCGGTCGACCGAAGGGCGTGAAGGTTCCGCTGCCCGAAGAACCGGCGATCGATGCGCCGAACAGCCTCGTCCTGCTTGCGGCGGCGGCGTTCGGACTCAGCGCCGACAGCATCTACCTGTCGCCCGCGCCGCTTTATCACGCTGCGCCGCTGCGCTGGTCGATGACGGTTCACCGCGTCGGCGGCACCGTCGTGCTGATGAAGAAATTCGACCCCGAGGGCGCGCTCGCCGCGATCCAGCATTATCGCTGCAATGCCGCGCAATTCGTGCCGACGCATTTCGTGCGGATGCTCAAGCTTCCCGACGCGATTCGCGCGCAATATGACGTGACCTCGATGAAGAGCGCGATCCACGCCGCGGCGCCGTGTCCGGTGCCGGTGAAGCAGGCGATGATCGACTGGTGGGGGCCGGTGCTGCTCGAATATTATGCGGGGTCCGAAGGCAATGGCATGACCTTCGCGAGCAGCCAGGACTGGCTGGCGCACAAGGGCACGGTGGGTCGGGCGCTGAACGGCCTCGTCCATATCGTCGGCGAGGATAATGAGACCGAAGTGCCGGTCGGCGAAGAGGGTGCGGTTTTCTTCGAAAGCGAAAGTGTCTTTGAATATCACGATGATCCGGAAAAGACGGCCTCCAGCCGCAATAGCAAAGGCTGGTCCACCCTTGGCGATGTGGGCAAAGTCGATGAAGAGGGCTTCCTCTACCTGACCGACCGCAAGAGCTTCATGATCATTTCGGGCGGGGTGAACATCTATCCGCAGGAGATCGAGAATCATCTCGTCACCCACCCGAAGGTCGCCGACGTCGCGGTCGTCGGCGGCCCGCACGAGGAGATGGGCGAGGAAGTGATCGCGGTGATCCAGCCCGTCGACATGGCCGACGCGACCGATGCTTTCCGTGATGAACTGATGCGCTATGCGCGCGAGAAATTGTCGGGCGTGAAAGTTCCGCGCCGGATCGATTTCCTGGACGCCCTGCCGCGCCACGACACCGGGAAGCTCTACAAGCGACTGCTGCGCGACCGCTATTGGGAGAAGGCGAAAGCCGAAACCGGGGCAGGGGTCTGA
- a CDS encoding response regulator transcription factor — translation MKVIGAAAEEDRVPLVAVYHPLRDRALCACVMAAGHAAHILPAPVGGLRPWLDCCFDLLVINPFLGWQEPFEFVRLARSIAGRRPLLILSDRDSLDDRMIALTGGADDAIGWTHNLPELLARIGSLIRRSRLAAGQLGEGELRIDLIDRRVERAGRLIRLPLREFDLLANLARVPDRPLSRSALLKAVWRIDFDPGTNRVEVHMSRLRAKVDRDFAWPMLRTVKGLGYALRSRPD, via the coding sequence ATGAAGGTGATCGGCGCGGCGGCGGAGGAGGACAGGGTGCCGCTGGTCGCCGTCTATCATCCGCTGCGGGACCGGGCCTTGTGCGCTTGTGTAATGGCGGCGGGCCATGCTGCGCATATCCTGCCCGCGCCGGTCGGCGGGCTTCGGCCCTGGCTCGATTGCTGCTTCGACCTTCTGGTGATCAATCCCTTTCTCGGCTGGCAGGAGCCGTTCGAGTTCGTCCGGCTCGCGCGCAGCATCGCGGGGCGCCGGCCGCTCCTTATCCTGTCGGACCGCGATTCGCTGGACGACCGGATGATCGCGCTGACCGGCGGCGCCGACGATGCGATCGGCTGGACGCATAATCTGCCCGAACTGCTCGCGCGCATCGGCAGCCTCATCCGCCGCAGCAGGCTCGCCGCGGGTCAACTCGGCGAGGGCGAGCTCAGGATCGACCTGATCGACCGGCGCGTCGAGCGCGCCGGTCGACTGATTCGTCTGCCGCTGCGCGAATTCGACCTGCTCGCCAACCTCGCGCGTGTGCCCGACCGCCCGCTGTCGCGCTCGGCGCTGTTGAAAGCGGTCTGGCGGATCGATTTCGACCCCGGAACCAACCGGGTCGAGGTGCATATGTCGCGGCTTCGCGCCAAGGTGGACCGGGACTTTGCGTGGCCGATGCTGCGAACGGTGAAAGGGCTCGGCTATGCGCTGCGGTCGCGCCCGGATTAG